The nucleotide sequence TGGTCTCGAGGCGGTACAGGTACATGCCGCTGGGCAGATTCGCCGCGTCGAACGTCACGACGTGACGGCCAGCTTCCATGCTGCCATTCACCACCGCCGCCACTTCCTGGCCCAGCGTGTTGTAAACCTTCAAGCTCACGAACCCGGCGTCCACCATGTCGAACAC is from candidate division KSB1 bacterium and encodes:
- a CDS encoding T9SS type A sorting domain-containing protein: AVETTVEATPSLNAAVITEYALAQNFPNPFNPSTSIVFDMVDAGFVSLKVYNTLGQEVAAVVNGSMEAGRHVVTFDAANLPSGMYLYRLETNGFSAQHKMLLMK